A window of Sphingobium sp. TKS genomic DNA:
CTGGCGCCCGACGTCCGCGGCATTTCCTGGAGCCATGGAGACATGCGCTGCGACGAGGGCTGGCGCATCGTTCAGTCCGTCGCCGACCATCAATACCTTGCGGCCCGCTCGTGCCAGCCCATCCAGATAGGTTGTCTTCTCTGCAGGCAGCAACGCAGCGCGGGCCTGTGAGATGACGAGATCGGCCGCAACCATAGCGACCGCCTCCGGGGTGTCTCCCGACATGATCTCGACATCGTAGCCGCGAGCGCGCAACTCCGCGAGCGCAGTCGCCGTCCCCGGCCGCAGCGTATCGGTAAAAGTAAACGCTTCTGCGAGGACCCCATTGCAGCCGAGCACGGTCCCTGCCACGTCGCCGGGGCCGTTCCTGCCGAGGGCCCACTCGGCTCGGCCAAGTCGCCACACGTCCTCCCCGATCCGGGCTTCAAGGCCAAGCCCTGCATGCTCGACGATGCTGTCGAAGGCTATCGCCATAGGCGAAGCCGCCGCCGCGAGGGCCTTGGCATAGGGGTGATTTGAATTCTTGCCCATTTGCGAGGCAATGGTCAGATAGCTGGACTGAGTGCCGGGGTCTTGGCGCAAACGAGGCTGGCCCAGCGTCAATGTCCCGGTCTTGTCGAAGATGACCGTATCGATCTCGGCAAGCCGCTCCATGGCGGCGCCATCCTTGACCAGTATCCCGCGCTCGAAAAGCGCTCGCGCAGCGACAATCTGGACCATCGGTACGGCGAGCCCGAGCGCGCACGGACATGTGATGATCAGCACCGCGACCGCGATCGTGAGCGAGCGGTGCCAGTCGCCGGTAGCCAGCATCCAGCCGAGGAAGCTCAGCACGGCGGCACTATGCACGATCGGAACGTAAAGCCGCGCCGCACGGTCCGCGATGCGCCGGAATTGGGCACGTCCACCTTCGGCAGCCTCCATGAGCCGGACCATCTCCGCCAGGAAACTCTCCTGCGGCGTGGTCGTGGCGCAGATCGTCAGCGGTCCTGTCAGATTGAGCGTCCCCGCACGAAGTCGGCTACCCGGCAGGATCTGTTCCGGCCGGCTTTCTCCGGTCGCGATCGCAGCATCGATATCCGAACGTCCATCGAGCACAACTGCGTCGACCGGGATGCGATCGCCCGGCCGCACAAGAATGGTCATGCCGGGCCCGATATCTTCGGCGGCGAGATAGGTCAGGCTCCCATCAGCCGTGACCACCGTCGCCCCATAACTCGTCAGTCGACGAAGTCCCTTCACGGCGGCGCGGGCTTTCTCGCGCATCATATAGTCGAAGGTTCGGCCGATCAGCAGAAAGAACAGCAGCGTCACTGCCGCGTCGAAATACGCATAGGGCTGACGATGGATCGTATCGTAGAGACTCATTGCGAACGCCAGGAGAACGCCGATCGAGATCGGCACATCCATATTGGTCTGCCCGTTTCGCAAAGCCTGCCAGGCCGACTGAAAGAACACCTGGCCGGAATAGGCGAGCGTCGGAAGCGCGATCGCGGCCGACAGCCAGTGGAACAGGTCCCGGGTCTCGCCTGCAGCGCCGGACCAGACCGAGACCGAAAGCCCCATGATGTTCATCGAGGCGAAGCCGGCAACCGCGAGAGCCCGGACGAGATGCCCGAAACGTGGATCTTTCGCATCGGTTTGCGGCTCGTGAATATGGGCCTCGTAGCCGAGTCCAGAGAGCGTTTCGCCAAGCGGTGGCGGCCCCTCGTTCTCTTGCCAATCCACCGTAACGCGCCGGGTCGAAAGATTGACGCGGGCCCGCGTCACCCCGGGGAGACGGCTCAGCGCATCCTCGATCTTACGAATGCACCCGCCACAACTGATACCCGGGACCGACAGGTCTGTATGGCGCAATCCGCTATCGATCTGCCGGCTCGCCAGCAAAAGTTCTTCGCCCGATATTCCAGGGAGGGCGGACGCGATTGTCACGCCTTCACCGCACCGCACGGTAGGCATGCCATGTGGCATGACCTAACCACGGGAATACGATAATCAGGCCGGCGAACCCGGTTGCGACCGACAGGATAAAGAGCAGCAGCACCAGGAGACCCCAGACCAGCATGGTCGCAAGGTTGTTCCAGACGAGCGCCCAGCTCGTGCCCATGGCCGTTAGCGCATCGACCCGCTTGTCGAGCATCATGGGAATGGAAAAGGCCGAAATTGCGAAAGAGAATGCGGCAAAGAGCCCGCCGACAAGCGATCCCACGACCAGCATCGCGATCCCGCTGGTAGTCGTGAACAGCATTAGCGTGATATGATCGAGACCCGGAAATGGGCGGATGCCGAAGAACAGCGCGTAGATGATGACCGCCGCGCGCATCCAAAGCAGCATGATCCCGCAGAGCAGCGCGCCGGTGAAGAGAACCTGGCCGCCTGCGCGTGCATGGGGCAGTAGCATGTGACGCAGCGAAACCGGCTCGCCGAGCTCGAGCGCACGGCTCTTGTCGTAGAGCCCGATGGCCAGCGCTGGGGCGAACACCAGGAATCCCGCGATCGCCGGGAACAGTGCGAAATCCCACGCCAGGCCCACCAGTCCCGCGACGATTCCCGCTGAAAGCAGGAAGACGAACAGGCCATAAAGCAGGCTCGGCCCCGGATGGGTGACAAGATCGCGCCATCCATCCCGCAGCCAGACGAAGACGTCTCCTGGCGTCAGGTCGCGGACATAGCGCCGTTCGGTCGGAAGCGGCGGAACGACAGGCGGGATCGTGGTCATCTTCTTCTCCCGATCATCTCAGCAAGACGACTTGGCGGCACCGAACACGCCTGCGGCCTTAACCGTCCCGTCGCTCTTGGCATGGTCAACGCATCTGGGCTGCGACGTGGAAGCGACATAGACCAGATGAGCGTTCGCGAGCAGGACCACGCCTAGCGCCGCGACCGCCAGTGCGAGGTAGAACTTGCGCGAACGCGGAAGCCTCATGGCTTGCGGCCCTGGTCGAGCAGATAAGTGGTCAGGATCTTGCGGTCGACTGGACTGAGGCGATGTTCCCACGCCGGCATCTCGCCCTGCCTACCATTGTAGATTGTCGTGTAGATCGTTTCGATGTCACCGCCGAAGAGCCACGTCCGATCGGTCAGATCGGGTGCGCCGACTTGTGGATTGCCGCGGCCCTGATCCCCATGGCAGGCTACGCAATTCGTGGCGAAGACTTCGCGTCCCTTCGTCACCGATGCCGCCTTGCCTTTTGCCCAGGCAGGATCCGACAAGGTCTTCACATAATCGGCAACCGCCAGTACGGCGTCGTTGTCGAGAATGCCGTCCTTGCCGAATGAAAGCATCTGACTGACGCGGGTCTCCTTGCTTGCAGGACTATTGACCCCCACCGCGATCGTGTGCGCAATCGCGTCCGGCGTGCCGCCCCACAGCCAGTCACGATCCGTGAGATCAGGAAATCCCCCGTTTCCCTTCGCGTTCATGCCATGGCAGGCCGCACAATTGTCGCCGAACAGACGGTGCCCGTCCTCTCGCACAAGTGTCATCAGTGCAGGATCAGCCCTGATCTGATCATAATTCATCGCCGCAACCTGCCTGGTCCAGGCAGAGCGTGCATCGCGGGCCTCAGCGACGCGCGTGGCGACGATATCCTTCTGGTCGCTCCCGAGCAGGCCTCGTGTGTAGGTCTTGCCCAGAGGCCAGGCGGGCATTAGTACCCAGTAACCGAGCGAGAAGAGTGCGGTAACGATCAGGAAGAACCACACCGCCTTTGGCACCGGTGTGTTGAGCTCCTTGATCCCGTTCCACTCATGGCCCGTCGTCATGTGCCCGCTATGGGGATCGCGCTCGCTTACCGCCACGGCTTGTCCTCGTCTTCGATGATGTCGCGTGCGGCCTTGTCGAACCGACCCTTGTTCGCAGGCCAGCATGCGTAGAGCAGAGCCACGCCCGCCATCGCGACCAGGTAGAACAACCCGAACGATTTGGAGAAACCAACCAGCGCTTGATGTCCGATATCCATACGGGGCCTACTTCTTCGGGGTTGCCGGCGTCGGCTGCGCGGCATCGCTCAGCTTGCCCAGGACCTGGAGATAGGCGACCAGCGCATCCATCTCCGAAATCGTGCCGTTGTCGCCATCGAACGAGCGGATCTGGGTTGCACTGCCGTAACGCTTCACAAGAGCCGCCGTATCGTCGTCAGGTGATGCTTGAGCCACCGCGTCCGCCGGCGCGTTCGCGATCATGTCATCGGTATAGGGGACTCCGACGTCCCGGAGCGCACGCAGATCATCGCCCAGATACTTGGTTTGCAACTCGCGCTCACGCAGCCAGCTGTAACGCGGCATGATAGACTGCGGCACGACATCGCGCGGATTGTTGAGGTGCGCGGTATGCCATTGATCCGAATATTTCCCGCCGATCCGCGCGAGATCGGGGCCCGTGCGCTTGGACCCCCAAAGCATCGGATGATCGTATTTGGACTCGACCGCGAGCGAATAGGGACCATAGCGCTCCACCTCGTCCTGGAGCGTGCGCACCATTTGCGAATGACAGGCGTAGCAGCCTTCACGAATATATATATTGCGGCCAGCGAGCTCGAGCGGTGTGTAGACGCGCATCTTGGGATCACTCTCGACCGTCTCGTCGATCGTGAAGAGCGGTGCGATCTCGATCAGCCCGCCAATGCTCGCGACGATCATGATCGCGACGGCCAGCACGACCGATTTGCGTTCGATGCGGTAATGGGTTCCGAACATCGGCGCTTATTCCGCAGGCTGGAGGCTGGCGGGCAGGGGAGTGTCGCCTGACGTCGCTGGCGCGCCGGACGGGCGGCGGATTGTCATCCAGATGTTGTAGCAGCCGACGAGGGCGCCGATCAGGAAAAGCAGCCCACCTATTGCTCTGGCCACGTAATAGGGATGCATGGCCACCATGCTATCGAGGAATGAATATGTAAGCGTGCCACTATCATTATAGGTGCGCCACATCAGGCCCTGGATGATGCCCGAGTTCCACATCGCGAAAACGTAAATGAGCGTTCCAGACAGCGCGAGCCAGAAATGGACCTCGACGAGTGCGGGAGAATACATGCGCTCGCGCTTCCACAGCCAGGGGACGACTGCATAGATCGAGCCGAACGTAATAAGCGCGACCCAGCCCATGGCGCCGGCGTGGACGTGTCCGATCGTCCAGTCGGTGTAGTGCGATAGCGCATTGACCGAGCGGATCGCCATGAACGAACCCTCGAATGTCGAGAGCCCATAGAAGATCGCGGCCATCATCATGAAGCGCAGCGTCGCGTCGTCGCGCACTTTGTCCCAGGCGCCGTTGAGCGTCAAAAGCGCATTCGCGGCCGCGATCCATGACGGCACCAGCAGCATGACCGAAAAGGTCATCCCCAGCGTCTGCACCCATTGCGGCAAGGCGGTGTAGTGGAGATGGTGCGAACCCGCCCACATGTAGAAAAAGGTGATACCCCAAAAACCGATGATCGACATCCGATACGAGTAGATCGGCCGCTCGGCACGCTTGGGCAGATAGTAGTACATCATGCCCAGGAAGCCGGCGGTCAGGAAGAAGGCGACGGCATTGTGGCCGTACCACCACTGGGTCATCGCGTCCTGGACGCCCGAGAACAGCGAATAGCTCTTGGCGCCGCCGAACGAGGCCGGGACCGCGAGATTGTTCACGACATGGAGGATCGCCACGACGAGGATGAACGCCAGATAGTACCAGTTGGCGACATAGATATGCGGTTCCTTCCGCCTCGCGAGCGTGCGTAGATAGAGCACGAGGTAAGTCACCCAGACGATGACCAGCCAGATGTCGGCATACCATTCGGGCTCGGCATATTCCTTCGATTGGGTAATGCCCAAGAAGTAGCCGGAAACGGCCAGCAGGCAGAAAAGGTTGTACCCGATGAGCACGAACCAGGGGCTGAATTGATCGGGCATGCGCGCGCGCGAGGTACGCTGCATCACGTGAAAAGACGTCGCAATCAGAGCATTGCCGCCGAACCCGAATATGACCCCTGTGGTGTGCGCAGGCCGCAAACGTCCGAAACTTGACCAGGCGCTATCAAACGTGAAATCGGGGAATGCCAACAGCCACGCGACCCAATCGCCAATGAACATGCCGAACACGGCCCAGCACATGGCAAGAACAATGCCCGCCTTACTGGGGTCGTCGTAGTAGCTTTGTAGACGGGTCGGGGCAGGTTCAGGGTCATAGAAGCCCTTGAGCACGAAGCAAAGAACGACGAGGCTGAAGCCCATCACGAGAAAACCATGCGTTTCCATGGGATCTGCGCGGCTCGCGCCGGCTGCAGCCATCGCCAGTCCGACGAAAGCCAGGATTACGAGTATCGCCATGCTCCACTGGCGCTCGTTTACAGTCAGCCCTGATACCACGCTCCGAGTCCCTCCCTCCGGCAGGTGGCGTACTCGTAGCATTAAAGAGGTATTGTTCATACCTCTATTGTTGGCGGCAGTTACCATTGCGCTGCGCTCGATCTGCGTCGCATGGCGGAAACACCAATGAGGGTCCGGGCTGGCTGGCGCGCCTGCCATTGGCAGTCCAGGACAGCGCGTAGCGCAAGCGGCCCTTGGCCGCGCCGATGCCCTAGAGAACGTCGCGAGAGCGCAGCCTCCCGATATTGAGATTGGCGGGCGTGCGATCGACCATGGCCTGCGCTCCAGCTCCGCAGGGAACAGGTTGGACAACCCATAGCGCCGCGAGAAGCAGCATAGCGGAGCCTCTCCGAAGACGATCCTTCATTGCTATGCACAACGCGCGAATTGGCTGTACCGAAATTGATCGCGATCTCGGGCCGACTCCATGACCAGATCGACACTATTCGATCGGAATTACCGATCACAAAAGCGCATTTAATCGACTTCGCTGCAGAGTCCGGGTCAGCTATAACGCTTCGGTCGAAAGCAAAACAGAGGATGGATGATGTCTGAAGATACCCCCAACCGCAGTAAGTGTCCGGTCACCCACCTGACCACAGCATTTGGCGCGCCGGTCGTGGATAACCAGAATTCGCTGACCGCGGGCCCCCGCGGGCCGCTGCTAATGCAGGACGTCTGGCTGCTCGAAAAGCTCGCGAATCTAAACCGCGAGATCATTCCCGAACGACGCATGCACGCCAAGGGCTCGGGCGCGTTCGGCACGTTCACTGTGACGGGAGACATCACCCGCTACACCCGCGCCAGGATCTTCAGCGAAGTCGGCAAGAAGACCGACATGTTCGCGCGCTTCACCACGGTGGCGGGCGAACGCGGCGCCGCCGATGCCGAGCGCGACATTCGCGGCTTCGCGCTGAAGTTTTACACCGAAGAAGGCAACTGGGACATGGTCGGCAACAACACGCCGGTCTTCTTCCTGCGCGATTCGCGCAAGTTCCCCGATCTCAACAAGGCGGTGAAGCGCGATCCGCGCACCAACATGCGTTCGGCGACGAACAACTGGGACTTCTGGACGCTGTTGCCCGAAGCGCTGCACCAGGTGACGATCGTGATGTCCGATCGCGGCATTCCCAAGTCCTATCGCCACATGCACGGCTTCGGCTCGCACACTTACAGCTTCTATAACGACGCGGGCGAGCGGTATTGGGTGAAGTTCCACTTCAAGACCCAGCAGGGCATCGAAAACCTGACCGATGACGAAGCGGGCAAGCTGGTCGGCGGCGATCGCGAAAGCCACCAGCGCGACCTTTACGAAGCGATCGAGCGCGGCGATTTTCCCAAGTGGAAGATGTACATCCAGGTCATGCCCGAGCTGGAGGCCGAGACTTATCCCGTCCACCCGTTCGACCTGACCAAGGTGTGGTACAAGTCCGATTACCCGCTGATCGAGGTGGGGGAGTTCGAACTGAACCGCAACCCGGAGAACTTCTTCCAGGATGTCGAGCAGAGCGCGTTCGCGCCGTCGAACCTGGTGCCCGGTATCGGCGTGTCGCCCGACAAGATGCTGCAATCGCGCCTGTTCGCCTATTCGGACGCGCAGCGTTACCGGCTGGGAGTGAACCACCACCAGATTCCGGTGAACGCGCCGCGTTGCCCGGTCTATTCGAACCACCGCGACGGGCAGGGCCGGATGGACGGCAATTATGGCGGGCTGCCGCATTATCAGCCGAACAGCTTTGGCCAGTGGGTCGATCAGCCCGAATTTCGCGAACCGCCGCTGAAGATCGACGGCAACGCCGACTTCTGGAATTTCCGCGAGGATGACGATGATTATTTCACCCAGCCGCGCAAGCTCTTCCAGCTGATGAGCCCGGCGCAGCAGCAGGTCTTGTTCGATAACACGGCCAGCGCGATGGGTGATGCGCCGGATTTCATCAAGCAGCGCCATATAGACAACTGCACGCGCTGCGACCCGGCTTATGGCGCGGGCGTGGCCAAGGCTCTGGACATGATGGCGAAGCCCCCGGCGGAACTTTCGTCCAAGCCCGAGCTCGCCGACTGACGGTGAGGGGCGCAGGCTCCCCCGCCCGGTGCGGGGGAGCCGATCGTGATGCGATAGCGCCGCGAAGGGCTTCCTCGACGATATCAAGCAGTCGACGGAGGATAAGAGCGTGCTATTTCGGATGGAAGGCGCCGCAGCATGATCGTCACCAGCGGGAGGCGGCGAAGGCGCCAGCGAGGCCGAGTACCCCGCCTGCCTTGCAACGCCGCCTCTCGGTACGGCTACGACCTAATCCGGATCGGCAATTTCGAAATTACCAGGGTTGGCCGGGCACCACTTTAGGTTCTCTACGGCCAGCCAGTAACACCGCAAAGCCGGCGACCCCGGCGAACAGAGAACCGAGCAAAACGCCGATCTTTGCCTCTGTCTGAAGCAATGCGTCACCCGGATAGGCGAGGGGCGTGATAAAGAAGCTCATCGTGAAACCGATGCCGCAGAGCAGGGCGATTCCCAACAGCTGACTCGGCCGTGCGTGCGACGGCATCTTTGCAAGTTTGAGCCGGATCGCCAACAGCGCAAAGCCGAACACACCAACCGTCTTGCCTCCTAACAAACCTAAGCCAACGCCGAGGGTCACCGGCGCTGCAAACGCTGCAGCAGGAAGCCCTAGGATTGGCACTCCAGCGTTGGCGAACCCGAAGATCGGCAGGATCAGGAAGCTGACCGGCCGATGCAACAGGTGCTCTAGCCGGTGGAGCGGGCTATGGATTTCGTCTTCAAGGGTGCCCGGGCTGGTCCGCAACGGGATAATCAGCGCCAGGACGATGCCCGCGATTGTCGCATGAATGCCCGAGCGCAGCACGAAGAACCACAGCACCAGACCGAGGAGAAGATAAGGTGTCAGCCGCACCACACGGAAGCGGTTCATCGCGTAGAGTGCGCAAGTGATGGTCGCGGCACCCAGCAGATAGGAGAGGTTTAGTTCGGCGGTGTAGAACACAGCGATGATCATCACGGCGGCGAGATCGTCGAGGATTGCCAGCGCGGAGAGGAATATCC
This region includes:
- a CDS encoding heavy metal translocating P-type ATPase, which gives rise to MTIASALPGISGEELLLASRQIDSGLRHTDLSVPGISCGGCIRKIEDALSRLPGVTRARVNLSTRRVTVDWQENEGPPPLGETLSGLGYEAHIHEPQTDAKDPRFGHLVRALAVAGFASMNIMGLSVSVWSGAAGETRDLFHWLSAAIALPTLAYSGQVFFQSAWQALRNGQTNMDVPISIGVLLAFAMSLYDTIHRQPYAYFDAAVTLLFFLLIGRTFDYMMREKARAAVKGLRRLTSYGATVVTADGSLTYLAAEDIGPGMTILVRPGDRIPVDAVVLDGRSDIDAAIATGESRPEQILPGSRLRAGTLNLTGPLTICATTTPQESFLAEMVRLMEAAEGGRAQFRRIADRAARLYVPIVHSAAVLSFLGWMLATGDWHRSLTIAVAVLIITCPCALGLAVPMVQIVAARALFERGILVKDGAAMERLAEIDTVIFDKTGTLTLGQPRLRQDPGTQSSYLTIASQMGKNSNHPYAKALAAAASPMAIAFDSIVEHAGLGLEARIGEDVWRLGRAEWALGRNGPGDVAGTVLGCNGVLAEAFTFTDTLRPGTATALAELRARGYDVEIMSGDTPEAVAMVAADLVISQARAALLPAEKTTYLDGLARAGRKVLMVGDGLNDAPALVAAHVSMAPGNAADVGRQAADFVFLHSDLGSVPYAIETARAADRLIRQNFAFAALYNLVALPIAIAGYVTPLLAALAMSGSSIFVVANALRLRAGAVGRFGAGRPK
- a CDS encoding DUF2189 domain-containing protein; translated protein: MTTIPPVVPPLPTERRYVRDLTPGDVFVWLRDGWRDLVTHPGPSLLYGLFVFLLSAGIVAGLVGLAWDFALFPAIAGFLVFAPALAIGLYDKSRALELGEPVSLRHMLLPHARAGGQVLFTGALLCGIMLLWMRAAVIIYALFFGIRPFPGLDHITLMLFTTTSGIAMLVVGSLVGGLFAAFSFAISAFSIPMMLDKRVDALTAMGTSWALVWNNLATMLVWGLLVLLLFILSVATGFAGLIIVFPWLGHATWHAYRAVR
- the ccoP gene encoding cytochrome-c oxidase, cbb3-type subunit III, with the protein product MAVSERDPHSGHMTTGHEWNGIKELNTPVPKAVWFFLIVTALFSLGYWVLMPAWPLGKTYTRGLLGSDQKDIVATRVAEARDARSAWTRQVAAMNYDQIRADPALMTLVREDGHRLFGDNCAACHGMNAKGNGGFPDLTDRDWLWGGTPDAIAHTIAVGVNSPASKETRVSQMLSFGKDGILDNDAVLAVADYVKTLSDPAWAKGKAASVTKGREVFATNCVACHGDQGRGNPQVGAPDLTDRTWLFGGDIETIYTTIYNGRQGEMPAWEHRLSPVDRKILTTYLLDQGRKP
- a CDS encoding cbb3-type cytochrome c oxidase subunit 3 is translated as MDIGHQALVGFSKSFGLFYLVAMAGVALLYACWPANKGRFDKAARDIIEDEDKPWR
- the ccoO gene encoding cytochrome-c oxidase, cbb3-type subunit II; the protein is MFGTHYRIERKSVVLAVAIMIVASIGGLIEIAPLFTIDETVESDPKMRVYTPLELAGRNIYIREGCYACHSQMVRTLQDEVERYGPYSLAVESKYDHPMLWGSKRTGPDLARIGGKYSDQWHTAHLNNPRDVVPQSIMPRYSWLRERELQTKYLGDDLRALRDVGVPYTDDMIANAPADAVAQASPDDDTAALVKRYGSATQIRSFDGDNGTISEMDALVAYLQVLGKLSDAAQPTPATPKK
- the ccoN gene encoding cytochrome-c oxidase, cbb3-type subunit I gives rise to the protein MAILVILAFVGLAMAAAGASRADPMETHGFLVMGFSLVVLCFVLKGFYDPEPAPTRLQSYYDDPSKAGIVLAMCWAVFGMFIGDWVAWLLAFPDFTFDSAWSSFGRLRPAHTTGVIFGFGGNALIATSFHVMQRTSRARMPDQFSPWFVLIGYNLFCLLAVSGYFLGITQSKEYAEPEWYADIWLVIVWVTYLVLYLRTLARRKEPHIYVANWYYLAFILVVAILHVVNNLAVPASFGGAKSYSLFSGVQDAMTQWWYGHNAVAFFLTAGFLGMMYYYLPKRAERPIYSYRMSIIGFWGITFFYMWAGSHHLHYTALPQWVQTLGMTFSVMLLVPSWIAAANALLTLNGAWDKVRDDATLRFMMMAAIFYGLSTFEGSFMAIRSVNALSHYTDWTIGHVHAGAMGWVALITFGSIYAVVPWLWKRERMYSPALVEVHFWLALSGTLIYVFAMWNSGIIQGLMWRTYNDSGTLTYSFLDSMVAMHPYYVARAIGGLLFLIGALVGCYNIWMTIRRPSGAPATSGDTPLPASLQPAE
- a CDS encoding catalase codes for the protein MSEDTPNRSKCPVTHLTTAFGAPVVDNQNSLTAGPRGPLLMQDVWLLEKLANLNREIIPERRMHAKGSGAFGTFTVTGDITRYTRARIFSEVGKKTDMFARFTTVAGERGAADAERDIRGFALKFYTEEGNWDMVGNNTPVFFLRDSRKFPDLNKAVKRDPRTNMRSATNNWDFWTLLPEALHQVTIVMSDRGIPKSYRHMHGFGSHTYSFYNDAGERYWVKFHFKTQQGIENLTDDEAGKLVGGDRESHQRDLYEAIERGDFPKWKMYIQVMPELEAETYPVHPFDLTKVWYKSDYPLIEVGEFELNRNPENFFQDVEQSAFAPSNLVPGIGVSPDKMLQSRLFAYSDAQRYRLGVNHHQIPVNAPRCPVYSNHRDGQGRMDGNYGGLPHYQPNSFGQWVDQPEFREPPLKIDGNADFWNFREDDDDYFTQPRKLFQLMSPAQQQVLFDNTASAMGDAPDFIKQRHIDNCTRCDPAYGAGVAKALDMMAKPPAELSSKPELAD
- the nhaA gene encoding Na+/H+ antiporter NhaA, coding for MALKNFVSPSALRQFLTHQSSAGLILLATALLTLLVANSSLHSGYEQILRSHLGPLSVKHWVNDGLMAIFFLLVGLEIKREMLDGQLSTWSRRILPGIAAAGGMTVPALIFLGFNSGATARGWAIPAATDIAFALGVLSLLSKRVPASLRIFLSALAILDDLAAVMIIAVFYTAELNLSYLLGAATITCALYAMNRFRVVRLTPYLLLGLVLWFFVLRSGIHATIAGIVLALIIPLRTSPGTLEDEIHSPLHRLEHLLHRPVSFLILPIFGFANAGVPILGLPAAAFAAPVTLGVGLGLLGGKTVGVFGFALLAIRLKLAKMPSHARPSQLLGIALLCGIGFTMSFFITPLAYPGDALLQTEAKIGVLLGSLFAGVAGFAVLLAGRREPKVVPGQPW